A genomic window from Archocentrus centrarchus isolate MPI-CPG fArcCen1 chromosome 2, fArcCen1, whole genome shotgun sequence includes:
- the gemin8 gene encoding gem-associated protein 8 isoform X1: protein MQEDISTVMSWFSSPVYNRYWQHYQQAMAWHQRHRRAYRKALEAAYGPGYCQEWGPGNQRRYADWFSRESHSEDEEDGTEESSLESEIECDVSNMEITEELRQYFAQTERHREELRKQQQMEAEQLDSYVPADQDLHSVSLRSSVAPPPERPGERRTAEMKKLYGEDAAKIMAMEAAMQLTFERNCDRKQPKYWPVIPLKL, encoded by the exons ATG CAGGAGGACATCAGCACTGTGATGTCCTGGTTTTCCAGCCCAGTGTACAACCGCTACTGGCAACACTACCAGCAGGCCATGGCGTGGCACCAGAGGCACAGACGTGCCTACAGAAAGGCCTTGGAGGCCGCCTATGGCCCAGGCTACTGCCAGGAGTGGGGACCCGGCAATCAGCGGCGCTACGCAGACTGGTTCTCCAGAGAGAGCCACAGCGAAGATGAAGAGGATGGCACAGAGGAAAGCAGCTTGGAAAGTGAGATTGAGTGTGATGTCAGCAACATGGAGATCACTGAGGAGCTGCGGCAGTACTTCGCccagacagagagacacagagaggagcTCA ggaagcagcagcagatggaggCCGAGCAGCTGGACAGCTACGTGCCGGCTGACCAGGACCTGCACAGCGTCTCCTTGCGAAGCAGCGTCGCCCCTCCCCCCGAGCGACCCGGCGAGAGACGCACTGCAGAGATGAAGAAGCTGTACGGCGAGGACGCGGCCAAGATCATGGCCATGGAGGCGGCGATGCAGCTCACTTTCGAAAGAAACTGTGACCGCAAGCAGCCCAAATACTGGCCCGTCATCCCGCTGAAACTGTGA
- the gemin8 gene encoding gem-associated protein 8 isoform X2, producing the protein MEDISTVMSWFSSPVYNRYWQHYQQAMAWHQRHRRAYRKALEAAYGPGYCQEWGPGNQRRYADWFSRESHSEDEEDGTEESSLESEIECDVSNMEITEELRQYFAQTERHREELRKQQQMEAEQLDSYVPADQDLHSVSLRSSVAPPPERPGERRTAEMKKLYGEDAAKIMAMEAAMQLTFERNCDRKQPKYWPVIPLKL; encoded by the exons ATG GAGGACATCAGCACTGTGATGTCCTGGTTTTCCAGCCCAGTGTACAACCGCTACTGGCAACACTACCAGCAGGCCATGGCGTGGCACCAGAGGCACAGACGTGCCTACAGAAAGGCCTTGGAGGCCGCCTATGGCCCAGGCTACTGCCAGGAGTGGGGACCCGGCAATCAGCGGCGCTACGCAGACTGGTTCTCCAGAGAGAGCCACAGCGAAGATGAAGAGGATGGCACAGAGGAAAGCAGCTTGGAAAGTGAGATTGAGTGTGATGTCAGCAACATGGAGATCACTGAGGAGCTGCGGCAGTACTTCGCccagacagagagacacagagaggagcTCA ggaagcagcagcagatggaggCCGAGCAGCTGGACAGCTACGTGCCGGCTGACCAGGACCTGCACAGCGTCTCCTTGCGAAGCAGCGTCGCCCCTCCCCCCGAGCGACCCGGCGAGAGACGCACTGCAGAGATGAAGAAGCTGTACGGCGAGGACGCGGCCAAGATCATGGCCATGGAGGCGGCGATGCAGCTCACTTTCGAAAGAAACTGTGACCGCAAGCAGCCCAAATACTGGCCCGTCATCCCGCTGAAACTGTGA
- the LOC115797122 gene encoding uncharacterized protein LOC115797122 isoform X3, whose translation MQLKCLFPFHSVTLVKTTGRGPDITPVCSSENPAIVLLVKCWISTERHTEVDCCLVYTGDKPFKDSCDSRFSLRNVNHTVFLHLTSLTAEDSGNYTCECSYETQTQVLSLDITVESEDGPFSGMKFMATVIIIIYAAATLITATGIICGHILMRTPHRETGSGSCNLTRSETLQTLDAEDPYMSLQRPTSDIYQTLSSGRLHHDADSRPTSSDVTVIYINTDGPDGKEHDLNPGYAIYETVKD comes from the exons ATGCAATTAAAATGTCTGTTTCCTTTTCACTCAGTGACTCTTGTGAAAACCACTGGAAGAGGACCAGACATCACTCCAGTGTGCAGCAGTGAGAACCCGGCCATCGTTTTACTGGTGAAATGTTGGATCagtacagagagacacacagaggtgGACTGCTGCCTGGTATACACGGGAGACAAGCCTTTCAAGGACAGCTGCGACTCCAGGTTCTCGCTGAGAAACGTGAATCATACTGTGTTTCTGCACCTGACCAGTTTAACAGCAGAGGACAGTGGGAACTACACCTGTGAATGCTCATATGAAACACAAACTCAGGTTTTAAGCCTCGATATCACTGTAGAAT CAGAGGACGGGCCTTTCTCTGGCATGAAGTTCATGGCTacagtcatcatcatcatctatgCTGCTGCCACGCTCATCACTGCGACTGGGATAATCTGTGGTCACATCCTGATGAGAACTCCTCACAG AGAAACCGGATCAGGATCATGTAACTTGACCAGATCTGAAACTCTCCAGACTTTG GATGCAGAGGACCCCTACATGAGCCTTCAAAGGCCAACCAGTGACATCTACCAAACCCTCTCCTCGGGCCGCCTCCATCATGATGCTGACTCCAGGCCAACTAGCTCTGATGTCACAGTGATCTACATTAATACTGACGGACCAGATGGAAAAGAACATGATTTAAATCCTGGTTATGCAATCTATGAAACTGTCAAGGACTAA